The DNA sequence CACTCCAACGCAGCCTCGAGCGGGGAGCCGTAAGACTTCTCCGTCCCGGCCTCGCCCTGATCAAGTCGCACGGCCTGGCCATTAACCACATCAACGGCCGGAAGAAGGGTGAAATCGCTCATGGTGTCCGATCCTATCTGTCAGAGAGTCGCGAGCCAGTTTTCCAACAACACGGCACCGGTGTCACCGGACTTTTCGGGGTGGAACTGCGTCGCCCACAACGGGCCATTTTCCACGGCGGCCACAAAGGAGTCGCCCCCGTGCTCAGCCCACGTCACCAACGGCGGTGCGGTCAGCTCATCGGTGACGAGGGTCCAGTCGCGGACGCCATAGGAATGGACGAAGTAGAAGCGCTCCTCATCGGAGATGCCCGCGAACATCTGCGAGCCCTCCGGCGCGGCGACGGTGTTCCACCCCATGTGCGGCAGCACGTCAGCCTGCAGGCGCTCGACAGTGCCCGGCCATTCGCCACACCCCCGCGAGTGGACTCCATGCTCGTGGCCCTCGTCGAACAGGATCTGCATGCCCACGCAGATACCCATGACCGGGCGGCCACCGGCAAGGCGCGAGCCGATGAGGCGGGCACCGTGGACCTTGTTCAGGCCTTCCATGCAGGCGGCGAAAGCACCGACCCCGGGGACCAACAGACCGTCGGCATTGAGGGCGACCTGCGGGTCGGAGGTAACAGTGACATCGGCGCCGACCCGCTCCACCGCGCGCTGGGCGGAACGGAGATTGCCGGATCCATAATCAAGGAGGGCGACAGTTTTTGCCATGGCGGAAAGTCTACGCCCCGGGCGTGGTCTCCCAGTCCTCGACCGGAGTTCTACGGGCTCCCCAGATTTTGAAACGTGGCCACGTTCTCGCTTCCGCTTCCCACGTGGCCAAATCCACCTTGGGCTCCCGCGGCACCTTGTCCTTGTACTCGTCTATCGGCATGAGTTCTTCGTGCACCCTCTGCTCGGGGATCCAGGTGAAGGCGCCAAATTCGAAGTAGTGGCGGAATTGTCGGGCCATCGAGTGGTAGTCGGTAAAGAAATACAGGGAGCGCAGTTCCTCCAGGGTGTATTCACCAAAGAAATCTTCCCCGGTCAGCCGCAGGCGAACGATCATGTCGGGATTCGGGTACGCAATGGTGTCGATCTCCCACAGTGGAACCGGGCTGACGATCATTCGAGCTCCTCGGGTAGGCCCCGCGTCAGTCCTTCCGGGGGCGACGAATAGGCAGGCGTCGAAGGCGAGCGCGGGTGTTGTGGTGCTCGGCGATGCGGTGCGCGCCGACGAACTGATCAGCGAGGGTAAAGATAATTCCTACGGCCACGATACCGGCTCCGACACCGTAGGCGCCGGAGTAGGCTGCCTGGGCGGCGACGGCTCCGAGGATGAAGGACCCGATTCCGGTGCCAGCATCGAAGGAGATGTTCCACCACGCCGACGCCTCGGATACCTTCGTGCGGGGTAGGCGGTGGAACATGCTGAGCAGGGCCTCGTTTTGCACCATGCCGAATGCTCCACCGAAGAACAGCCCGGCCACAACGAGCCACCACACCGACCAACCGTTAGCCAAGGTGAGCGCCATGAGCCCCACCCCCACCAGGGCGACAACCTGGGCGGGGATCATGGTCACTCCGGGCGTACCGCGCCGGTCGGCGATGATGCCCGCGACGTAGCGCATCACCATCGCGGCACCACCGACGATCGACAGTAAGAGACCGCCAATGACGGCGCCCTTCCCCGGGTCTAAGTCAATGACCGCCGCCGGAAGGAAGGAGGAGACGGCGCCGAAGCTCATGGACAGGCTCATAACAGCCAGCGCTGGCACGAGGACGAGCTTCCACGTCGCCACCTCCGGCGCGCTGGTGTCGTCGGCGTCGGCCAGCGGCCTGCGTTTCGACGCCGCCTTCAGCCGCGGGATGCGCAGGCACATCACCGCAGCAACGAGGGCGATCGCCGCGGCGAGGACGTAGACAATGCCGAAGCCATAGGCGTCGGCCAGAGCCAGACCCAGGGGGAGGCACACCATTTGGGCCACGCCGACGAACACGCCGAGCATGCCCGTGGCTTTGCCAAGGAATCGCACGGGGACGAGCTCGGCGATGAGGGCCGACTCCGCGACCGTGAGCGCTCCGAAGCCGATACCCCGCAGCGCGGAGAACAGCAGGAGATTCCACGCCTCCAGCCCCAGCAGGTGTCCCAGCGCTGGCACGCCAAGCATGAACGCGGAGAACACCATGACGGGGTTGTAGCCGATTCGGCGCAGGGCGGCCGGGGTGAACAGTTGCGTGATCACGGTGGCGGCCATGAACACTCCGGTCGAGGCGCCCGCGAGGGCTTTGCCATGCCCGGCCTCCAGCGCCGCGAGCGGGATGACGGGAAGCAGCAGGGCCCAGCTGGCGAACGCCGCGAAGACGGCGATGAGCGTGGGGATGAAACCCGGGGCCTTCCACATGCTCGGGGCATCCTGTGCCACTTAGGTCATTGCTCCCAGCATCCACAGCACCGCACCAGTGAGGGCCACGGCGGCGAACACGGCCAGGACAATAGTCAGCAGCTTGTTACCAGCCTGGTAGGCGGACCACACGCCGCCGACCAACAAACCGGCGACGATGAAAAGCAGGTAGATGAGCCAGTTATTGGATTCCACCTACAACGCCCCCTTGGTCGACGGGATTCCCTGGACGCGGGGATCGGGCTCGACGGCCTGGCGCAGGGCGCGGGCGACGGCCTTGTACTCGGCCTCGGTGATGTGGTGCGGGTCCCGGCCGTAGTGGCAAATGACGTGCAGGGTGATGCGGGAGTTGAGCGCCAAGGTCTCAAAGAAGTGCTCGTTGATGACGGTGGCATAATGCCCACCGATAACGGCGGTGACCATCTGGTCCGGCTCGCCGCTCATAACGAAGTAGGGTCGGCCAGAAATGTCGACGACTGCCTCGACGAGGGTCTCATCCATCGGTAATTGCTGCGATCCGAAACGGCGGATGCCGGCTTTGGTGCCGAGGGCGCTAATAAGCGCCTGACCAAGGACGATGGCGGTGTCCTCGACGGTGTGATGCGCATCGATCTCGACGTCGCCTTTGGCGGCGACGGTGAGGTCGAAGGAACCGTGGACACCGAAGGCGGTGAGCATGTGATCAAAAAACGGCAGGCCGGTGTCGATGTTGACGCGGCCGGTGCCGTCGAGGTTGATCTCGACGCTGATATCGGACTCGGAGGTGGTGCGGGTGGCCCGCCCAATGCGATCGGTCATGGGGTGTCATTCTCCTTCGATGGCGGCTGCGGCGGCGAGGAAAGCATCATTTTCGGCAGGCAGACCGATGGTCGTGCGCAGGTATCCGGCGACGCCGACGTCGCGGATGAGCACTCCCCGGTCGAGGAATAGCTGCCAGGTGGCGTGCTGGTCATCGAATCGTCCGAAAAAGACGAAGTTGGACTCGCTGGGAACGGTATCGTAGCCGAGTTCGTGCAGGCCAGCGACCACCCGGTCGCGCTCGCGCGCCAGCTTATCGACGGTCGCGAGGGTGTCACCGCTGTGCCGCAGCGCCACCGTCGCTGCGGCTTGAGACAGCATCGACAAGTGATAAGGCAAGCGCACGAGCATGACTGCCTCGATGAAGGCGGGGTCGGCGATGAAGTAACCCAATCGACCGCCAGCGAAATCGAAGGCCTTCGACATCGTGCGGGAGACGACGAGCTTGGCGGGGTACTCGGCCAGCAATGTCGTGGCGGACGGCGAGGAGGAGAACTCCCCGTAAGCCTCGTCGACGATGACGATGCCGGGGGCGGCTTCGATAAGCATCCTGATGTCGGAGAGGGAGGTGACATCGCCCGTGGGATTGTTCGGGGACGTGATGAAGATGACGTCCGGGCGGTGCTGCGCGATGGCGGCGAGCGCGGCATCAATATCGATGCGGAAGTCCGCGCCCCGCGGGCAATCCAGGAACGTGGTCTGCGTCCCCGACGACAGGATCGGGTGCATGGAGTAGGACGGCTGGAAACCGAGAGCGCTGCGGCCCGGGCCGCCGAAGGCCTGCAGCAACTGCTGCAGTACCTCGTTGGACCCGTTCGCGGCCCACACGTTGTCCGCCGTGACGGGCACGCCGGTCTGCGCATGAACGTACTTCGCCAGCTCGGAGCGCAGTTCAACAGCGTCCCGGTCGGGGTAGCGGTTGAGCTCGCCGGCGACCTTGGCGACGGTCTCCACCAGGTCATCGATGAGCGCCTGCGAAGGGGCATAAGGGTTTTCGTTGGTGTTCAGCCGGACGGGGACGTCCAACTGCGGGGCGCCGTAGGCGGACTGCCCGCGCAGCTCCTCGCGCAGCGGCAACTGGTCCAGAGTGATCTTGGGCATCTACTTGCTGTCCTTGCTGGTTGGCATGGTTTCAAAACGGGCGCGAATGGACTCGCCGTGCGCCGGGAGATCTTCGGCATCGGCGAGAGCGATGACATGTCGGCCGATGTCTTTGAGCGCCACCTCGTCGTATTCGATGAGGTTGACCGGGCGCAGGAACGTATGGGTGGACAACCCGGCGGAGAAACGCGCCGTGCCGGAGGTGGGCAGGACATGGTTCGACCCGGCGGCGTAATCCCCCAACGGCACCGGGGAGTAGGCACCGACGAAGATGGCGCCGGCGTTGCGCACTCGCTCGGCGATCTCGCGGG is a window from the Corynebacterium testudinoris genome containing:
- the hisH gene encoding imidazole glycerol phosphate synthase subunit HisH: MAKTVALLDYGSGNLRSAQRAVERVGADVTVTSDPQVALNADGLLVPGVGAFAACMEGLNKVHGARLIGSRLAGGRPVMGICVGMQILFDEGHEHGVHSRGCGEWPGTVERLQADVLPHMGWNTVAAPEGSQMFAGISDEERFYFVHSYGVRDWTLVTDELTAPPLVTWAEHGGDSFVAAVENGPLWATQFHPEKSGDTGAVLLENWLATL
- a CDS encoding MFS transporter, encoding MWKAPGFIPTLIAVFAAFASWALLLPVIPLAALEAGHGKALAGASTGVFMAATVITQLFTPAALRRIGYNPVMVFSAFMLGVPALGHLLGLEAWNLLLFSALRGIGFGALTVAESALIAELVPVRFLGKATGMLGVFVGVAQMVCLPLGLALADAYGFGIVYVLAAAIALVAAVMCLRIPRLKAASKRRPLADADDTSAPEVATWKLVLVPALAVMSLSMSFGAVSSFLPAAVIDLDPGKGAVIGGLLLSIVGGAAMVMRYVAGIIADRRGTPGVTMIPAQVVALVGVGLMALTLANGWSVWWLVVAGLFFGGAFGMVQNEALLSMFHRLPRTKVSEASAWWNISFDAGTGIGSFILGAVAAQAAYSGAYGVGAGIVAVGIIFTLADQFVGAHRIAEHHNTRARLRRLPIRRPRKD
- the hisB gene encoding imidazoleglycerol-phosphate dehydratase HisB, which encodes MTDRIGRATRTTSESDISVEINLDGTGRVNIDTGLPFFDHMLTAFGVHGSFDLTVAAKGDVEIDAHHTVEDTAIVLGQALISALGTKAGIRRFGSQQLPMDETLVEAVVDISGRPYFVMSGEPDQMVTAVIGGHYATVINEHFFETLALNSRITLHVICHYGRDPHHITEAEYKAVARALRQAVEPDPRVQGIPSTKGAL
- a CDS encoding histidinol-phosphate transaminase, which gives rise to MPKITLDQLPLREELRGQSAYGAPQLDVPVRLNTNENPYAPSQALIDDLVETVAKVAGELNRYPDRDAVELRSELAKYVHAQTGVPVTADNVWAANGSNEVLQQLLQAFGGPGRSALGFQPSYSMHPILSSGTQTTFLDCPRGADFRIDIDAALAAIAQHRPDVIFITSPNNPTGDVTSLSDIRMLIEAAPGIVIVDEAYGEFSSSPSATTLLAEYPAKLVVSRTMSKAFDFAGGRLGYFIADPAFIEAVMLVRLPYHLSMLSQAAATVALRHSGDTLATVDKLARERDRVVAGLHELGYDTVPSESNFVFFGRFDDQHATWQLFLDRGVLIRDVGVAGYLRTTIGLPAENDAFLAAAAAIEGE